One stretch of Stanieria cyanosphaera PCC 7437 DNA includes these proteins:
- a CDS encoding phosphoribosyltransferase, with translation MNRVFTNRQEAGRRLAQKLTAYANHPQAIVLGLPRGGVPVAYEIAKTLNLPLDVCLVKKLCLPDDPETAIGAIVEDELLPDYCGNITIINQNTTQIHGVDSEQIKAIAARAKVELRWRDRCYRSFRPMLKIPQRTVIVVDDGIATGQTMEAAVTVLKRHKPEKIIIATPVASKPAIEQLAAKVDDFVCLMKPKSLVAVGFWYEDFTQTKDREVCDLLSQQTYKTLAYQT, from the coding sequence ATGAACCGAGTTTTTACGAATAGACAAGAAGCAGGAAGAAGATTAGCCCAAAAACTTACTGCTTATGCTAATCATCCTCAAGCAATAGTATTGGGGCTACCTCGTGGTGGCGTACCTGTAGCCTATGAAATTGCCAAAACTTTAAATCTTCCCTTAGATGTTTGTCTAGTTAAAAAACTGTGCCTTCCTGACGATCCAGAAACAGCGATAGGTGCAATTGTCGAAGATGAACTGTTACCTGACTACTGTGGCAACATCACTATTATTAATCAAAACACGACACAAATTCACGGAGTTGATTCAGAACAAATTAAAGCGATCGCTGCTCGAGCAAAAGTCGAATTAAGATGGCGCGATCGTTGTTATCGAAGCTTTCGTCCCATGCTGAAAATTCCCCAACGTACTGTTATCGTCGTTGATGATGGCATTGCTACGGGTCAAACTATGGAGGCTGCGGTAACTGTTTTGAAAAGACATAAGCCAGAAAAAATTATCATTGCTACTCCTGTTGCTTCAAAGCCAGCCATAGAACAATTAGCAGCTAAAGTAGATGATTTTGTTTGCCTAATGAAACCCAAATCATTAGTTGCAGTGGGCTTTTGGTACGAAGATTTTACTCAAACAAAAGATCGAGAAGTGTGCGATTTACTTTCTCAACAAACTTACAAGACTCTAGCTTACCAAACTTAA
- a CDS encoding phosphoribosyltransferase, whose product MNQVFSNRQEAGRRLATKLTAYANHPQAIVLGIPRGGVPVAYEIAKTLNLPLDVCLAKKLGLPNDPEITIGAITEDAQLPDNCSNITIINQNTTQHRVNSEKIKNTSFRTWLRYAAREKAELRWRDRYYQSFRPMLRVSQHTVIVVDDGIITGQTMQAAIAVLKRHKPEKIIIATPVAPLPAIEQLATQVDDFICLIKPKYLGAVDLWYEDFTPTTDREVCDVLSQVTHKILASSYSLPSYTKDNRYARTRKSS is encoded by the coding sequence ATGAACCAAGTTTTTTCTAATAGACAAGAAGCAGGAAGAAGATTAGCTACCAAACTTACCGCCTATGCTAATCATCCTCAAGCAATAGTATTGGGAATACCTCGTGGTGGCGTACCTGTAGCTTATGAAATTGCCAAAACTTTAAATCTTCCCTTAGATGTTTGTCTGGCAAAGAAATTAGGTCTGCCTAACGATCCAGAAATAACGATAGGTGCGATTACTGAAGATGCACAGTTACCTGATAACTGTAGCAACATTACTATAATTAACCAGAACACGACTCAACATAGGGTTAATTCAGAAAAAATTAAAAATACAAGTTTTCGTACATGGCTTCGCTATGCTGCTCGTGAAAAAGCCGAACTAAGATGGCGAGATCGTTATTATCAAAGTTTTCGTCCCATGCTAAGAGTTTCTCAGCATACTGTTATTGTCGTTGATGATGGCATTATTACGGGTCAAACTATGCAGGCTGCAATAGCTGTTTTGAAAAGACATAAGCCAGAGAAAATTATCATTGCTACTCCTGTTGCACCTTTGCCAGCTATAGAACAATTAGCAACTCAAGTAGATGATTTCATCTGTTTAATAAAACCAAAATATTTAGGTGCAGTAGATCTTTGGTATGAAGATTTTACTCCAACAACAGATCGAGAAGTGTGTGATGTGCTTTCTCAAGTAACTCATAAAATTTTAGCAAGCTCTTATTCATTACCAAGCTACACCAAGGATAATAGATATGCCCGAACACGAAAATCCTCATAA
- the ftsH gene encoding ATP-dependent zinc metalloprotease FtsH has product MPEHENPHKTPRSSQWKLTLIVSALCLILFSLFLTPTSSSTSQSYSKFIDLVESDRVEQVTISPNRLEYTLKSEGFADNSEQIFTTVPVTQDTELPKILRQHQVEFSATPSNSGSGFWGFLQLLFFLFLLVNLGGLLFSRSQQGTASSFAVGRSNARIYSEGSMDVTFDDVAGVDEAKTELYEIVDFLQNKTKYALVGAKIPKGVLLVGPPGTGKTLLAKAIAGEAGVPFFSISGSEFIEMFVGVGASRVRDLFDRAKKQAPAIVFIDELDALGKSRASGGAFMGGNDEREQTLNQLLAEMDGFEPNAGVILLAATNRPEVLDPALLRPGRFDRRIVVDRPDKSGRLAILEVHARNVSLAEDVDLDKLAARTPGFAGADLANLINESALLAARNNRSAVTMADFNEATERILTGLEKRSRVLNETEKKTVAYHEVGHAIVGWLMPGTDRVEKISIVPRGIGALGYTLQLPEEDRFLAIEDEIRGRIATLLGGRAAEELIFGKVSTGASDDIQKATELAERYVTLYGMSDRLGPIAFEKVQQQYLGGMTNPRRQVSQKIAEEIDLEVKAVIDGAHQVAKIILWDNRELLTALAQILLKQEVLEAGQLRSHLGQAQSNERVDRWLQTGELAQNNLLTPALSNNGKTLKR; this is encoded by the coding sequence ATGCCCGAACACGAAAATCCTCATAAAACACCGCGATCAAGTCAATGGAAATTAACTTTAATTGTGAGCGCGCTCTGCTTGATTTTATTTAGTTTATTCCTGACTCCAACGTCATCATCAACATCTCAATCTTACAGTAAGTTTATCGACTTGGTAGAGAGCGATCGCGTTGAGCAGGTGACTATTAGCCCCAATCGACTTGAATATACTCTCAAATCAGAAGGATTTGCAGATAACTCGGAGCAGATTTTTACTACAGTTCCAGTGACTCAAGATACAGAGTTACCGAAGATTTTGCGTCAGCATCAAGTAGAATTTTCCGCAACACCTTCTAATAGTGGTAGTGGGTTTTGGGGTTTTCTTCAACTATTATTTTTTCTCTTCTTGTTGGTCAATTTGGGCGGTCTGTTATTCAGTCGCAGTCAACAAGGTACAGCGAGTTCTTTTGCTGTTGGTCGCAGCAACGCTCGTATTTACTCCGAAGGAAGCATGGACGTTACCTTTGATGATGTGGCGGGAGTCGATGAAGCGAAGACAGAACTTTATGAAATTGTCGATTTTTTGCAAAACAAAACCAAATACGCTCTTGTAGGAGCAAAAATACCTAAAGGTGTGTTGTTAGTAGGTCCTCCTGGAACGGGTAAAACTTTATTGGCAAAAGCGATCGCAGGAGAAGCTGGTGTTCCTTTTTTCAGTATCTCTGGCTCGGAATTTATCGAAATGTTCGTCGGAGTTGGTGCATCGCGGGTGCGGGATTTATTCGATCGCGCTAAAAAACAAGCCCCTGCCATTGTCTTTATCGACGAACTAGATGCCTTGGGTAAGTCTCGCGCATCTGGTGGAGCTTTTATGGGCGGTAACGACGAACGAGAGCAGACACTCAATCAACTACTGGCAGAAATGGACGGGTTTGAACCCAACGCAGGAGTAATTCTGCTGGCTGCTACTAACCGCCCCGAAGTCCTCGACCCTGCTTTATTGCGTCCTGGTCGTTTTGATCGCCGTATTGTAGTAGACCGCCCTGATAAGTCGGGAAGACTGGCAATATTAGAAGTTCACGCTAGAAATGTTAGTTTAGCGGAGGACGTAGATTTAGATAAACTCGCTGCTCGTACTCCTGGTTTTGCTGGAGCAGATTTGGCAAACTTAATCAATGAATCCGCATTGCTGGCTGCTCGAAATAATCGCTCTGCGGTAACGATGGCAGATTTTAATGAAGCCACCGAAAGAATTCTGACGGGATTAGAGAAAAGATCGCGGGTACTCAATGAAACTGAAAAGAAAACCGTAGCCTATCACGAAGTCGGTCATGCGATCGTGGGGTGGTTGATGCCTGGAACCGATCGAGTCGAAAAGATATCGATTGTTCCTCGTGGTATTGGTGCATTGGGCTATACCTTACAGTTACCAGAAGAAGATCGTTTCTTAGCGATCGAAGACGAAATTCGCGGTCGTATTGCCACTTTATTAGGAGGACGTGCTGCTGAAGAATTAATCTTTGGCAAGGTATCTACGGGAGCTAGCGACGATATTCAAAAAGCTACTGAGTTGGCTGAAAGATACGTAACTCTCTATGGCATGAGCGATCGCCTCGGTCCGATAGCTTTTGAAAAGGTACAGCAGCAGTATCTTGGGGGTATGACTAATCCTCGCCGTCAAGTCAGCCAAAAAATTGCCGAAGAGATCGACCTAGAAGTCAAAGCAGTAATTGATGGCGCGCATCAAGTTGCGAAGATTATTCTTTGGGACAACCGCGAACTATTAACTGCATTAGCTCAAATTCTTTTAAAGCAAGAAGTTTTAGAAGCAGGACAACTGCGATCGCATCTGGGTCAAGCTCAAAGCAATGAACGGGTAGATCGATGGTTGCAAACAGGAGAGTTAGCCCAAAATAATTTACTCACCCCTGCCTTATCTAATAATGGAAAAACCTTGAAGAGGTAG
- a CDS encoding DUF1830 domain-containing protein, whose translation MLCYYINPTNKIQLIRVIKDRHLNQRSDAAAQMNSVVISDFEKIIFPQQRILFEAMPEAQLEIYYSQGKNPKIAQTIPCQNLKVNCPTVT comes from the coding sequence ATGCTATGTTACTACATTAATCCTACCAATAAAATTCAGCTTATTCGAGTAATCAAAGATCGCCATCTTAACCAACGGTCAGATGCTGCTGCGCAAATGAATTCCGTAGTAATCTCTGACTTTGAAAAGATTATCTTTCCTCAACAAAGAATTTTGTTTGAAGCAATGCCGGAAGCTCAGTTAGAAATTTACTATAGTCAAGGAAAAAATCCAAAAATTGCCCAAACTATTCCTTGTCAAAATCTAAAAGTTAACTGTCCGACGGTCACTTAG